GAAAATGCGCCATGCTTCGAGAACATCACAGCATCACTACGAACACAATCCAGAACCTCAGAAAGCAAGTCCATAAGCTTGAAAGTAAGGCTGAGAAATTCGAAAGAAATATACGATTCTTGAATGCAGATCGGCTTTGTGCTCTTTCTAAAAACAGTACTCATGGGTCACACTTGGTCTGTGGAGAGTGTTAAACAAGGTTTGCAAATTAAATTCGCTTGCGGAACGATTTGGTACGAGACCCTGAGGAAGTTGGGTTACCCCCTCCCGTCTACCAGGACGTTGGCGCGGAGGATCCAGGGATTGAAATTTCTTCCTACGTTTGATGTGATGAAGTGCATGGGCGACGAAACCATGGAAAACGTGGAGAAAGACTGCGCGCTGTTTCTTGACGAAATGGAAATGGATACAGCCTTTGAATTGAACCGAGCTCAAGACATTCTCCTTGGAGGTATCAGACTTCCTTCAAAGCAATAAGAACCCATTAATCACGGTTTGGTCTTCATGTTGGGCGGAATTAATCAGCGGTGGATTCAGGTGATCAGCTATGAATTTACTGGACGATACATGAATGGCGCCTTGCTCGAAGTCTGCTCGACATCGTCCAGCGTTGTAGCTGTGCTTGACATCGTCCAGCGTTGTAGCCAGATTTCTCCCAGAGTCCGAGCAGTCACATGTGACGTGGGCTCAGCAAATCGAGCAATGTGTCGAGAGTTTTGGTTTTCAAGCCACAGAAATTCCACGACCGTCTGCTCAGTACAGCATCTATGTTTGGGAGGCAAAGAGCTTTTTTGAAGAACCTGAGAGGGCAACTTTAATCTCCAAAGTTTTCACACTGAGTGATGTCACCGTGCGTGACAACAAGCTCCCGTTACAATACGTGAAACGAGCACGTCCAGGTGGTAGTGGACTACGATGCAGAGAACTTAAGGTCGCACCTGCCCTGTCTGAGGTTCATGTGAGCTACGATCACTTCACAAAAATGAAGGTAGGAGTAGTTATCCAATTTTTCAAAGAAGCCGCACCAGCTGTTAGATTTCTGGTAAAGGTAGGGCTGCTTGACCCAGCTGCCGAAACGACAGCGTGGTTCATGGACTTTGTGTCGAAGTGGTACTCTTTGATGTCGTCACGCCATCCCACTTTAGCTCTAAGCCACCGAGTTATGGACAAGTATTCTGCTGCTCTGAACACCCTGCGTCTTGCAGCAGAGACAATCAAAGGAATGAAGATGGGCGCCACAGCTCAGAGGAAACCATCCCAAGCCGGGTTTCTCATTTTCATGACAGTTGTTCTTCGCCTTCAAGAAGTCTTTCTGGGCAATGGAGGCTACGAGTTTTTTCTAACGAGCAGGTTACTTCAAGACTGCCTCGAAAATCTGTTTTGTGTTGTGTGCCTAATGAAGCCAGTGCCAACTGCATATGATTTGAAATGTGCTCTGAGGCTTGTGAGCGTGAGCCAATTTCTACATACACCACGGACAATAAGCTATGAGCTTGATGATCGAGACTACCTTGTCGAACTCATTTCTCAAGCGAAAAAGCAACACTCAGAAAATTTGTATGAGGTAATAGACGACTCCGAGATTTTGCTCATTGGGGAGCTGACGGCAACGGAATGCTGCATTTTGTATTATCTTGGAGGCTACATCCTGAAAAGCGTTTTGAAGTCcatatcctgttcctagtgcaaGGATGCCCCATTTGATGCAGCCAGCAATGAATATGCTTCTTTGACTATTCTCAAGGAATATGTGAGTGATGGACGAAACTTGATTTATGCGAACAGGGAAGTGATCCGCACTGTGAAGAACTATGAAGAGCACTTCATGGGCGTTATTGCGCGGTGTACAAACAATGTACACATGATGAAGTCGCCACTACGCTCTCTGACAGAATAACTTGTGTAGGTAGACTGGCCATGCTTGAGTAAGAAAGGCTATTTGGGCTAGTAGGTTAAATTACATGGTAATAAGGTTCCTCCTTACCATGCCTTATGGTAATAAGGCATGGTTCCTTATTACCATGCATGAGTACTTGCGCCGAACATAAGGAATAAATAGGCAAGATGCTGGCAGCCACCTACACAAGACTGAGGCTACGCATACATTTAAGTCAGAAACCATCCACACATGCCGGAGGTCACGGAAGCAAAACTTGTGCTAGTGTTAGTCTACCTTAACAGCAAGGCTTTTTGTATCCTATATGCACAtacgcatgagaaaaaaaaaactcgacggAAATAAGCACATAGTTCATAATCATCTTGTCGATAATATATTTTGCGTAATGGTATTAAATTATTGTACTCCATCACGTGTGTTTGTTTTCATTACCTAGTGCATGACACAGCTTGCCACTATGTAATCGTGTAGGCGGCGCGTAATAGTGACAATGGTAGTAAGGATCCGGGCATTCATACTTATATAGACAGCAGCTATCTGCTTTAGCATATTTCTCTTACTTTTCGCTATGTCCATATGTGAGCGCATAGACAGAAAGCTCGCATCGATGGTGCAACTACGAAGACGAGCAGTTGCCCGCCGTTGTCAACTCTTATTATAACAGAAAGAATATCAATCTCTATACCTCCGCTAATCCTCTCGAACTAGCGGACGCGTCACTGAATGTTCACTCTCGCTCATCATCTACTCTGGCAAACGAATGAATATCGAAGTTAAAGTAGAATGCAAGCGCCTACTGCAAGCAGGAGCCACCGCTATCGAGGCGCTCCCCGCGACCGGCGGATGCAAGAAAGTGGCGGTTGCGCTGGCAGACGACGTGGTTGTCCTCACCCTAGGAGGGCGctcgcatcgaggcaccctactcgattttattacaacgcttcccctagcgtacgtcgtcgtactaaatcaaacgattgccttcctccaatgacacgcgccatatgtgatatcatttctattttataacatctcgcatctttcctcatcaactacaagtaccgccgtctagtttataacatcttgcatattttcatcatcagctacaagtactgtcatctagtgaacactgcaagaactaaaccagaggtagttacatacaggggatggtaacgccatctagtgaacactgcaagaactaaacgaaaggtgatacgtacaggggacgcacagcccgcgccttaaggagcttcgcccctaaaaggagagATGATAGGAGGGGGGCATGATGAACCATGTAACTACTACCCCCCTTTCTCCTCTCTTCAAGACCAATGCGCATTACAGGGCGGCGCGTAATAGTGACAATGGTAGTAAGGATCCGGTAGTAAGGATCCagtaaggaaaacaaaaaaacgaggtAAATAAATAACATAGAATCAGCCATGTTTTGCCATCAGTTTTGTCGGTGAGTTTACAATGAAAACTGAAGTTCAAGCAGCCATGCTCTCGCTCTCCCCTGTTTCACTTTATAGTATACATTTTTCCCATCTGTCCCAACTTCACTCTCAAACGGCAAGATAAATAGAACTAATCCTTTTTTCCATTAGGAGCCTTTTCGTATACAGAAAATAACCTTGCGTAATTGAATCCACCACGTAGCCCAACGTTTCTATAGAACATATAAACGTTGATGTAGCCTGCGGTATACGTCCATGAGTTCAGCTGACAGTACAACAGGACTGTCATGCGGAAAGACCTCCGGTGACTTCGATGGCGGCGCCCGTAACGTACGAGCTCTTCGGCGACGCGAGGAAGACGCAAACGCTCGCGATGTCCTCGGGCTTTCCTTCGCGTCGCATGGCCGAGCGACGGATGAGCTTCTGCACCGTCTCTTCGTCCAACGGAGACAGCAGCGGCGTGTCCGTCACGCCCGGAAGGACCGTGTTGCACCGGATCGCGTAAGGGGCGAGCTCCAGGGCGGCTGACTTGGTGAAGCCGATGACACCGGATTTGGCAGCCACGTAGCAAGACATCTTGGGGAACCCCGTGCTGCCCAGAATCGTCGATATGTTCACGATCGACCGGTCCTGCTTTTTCGACGTGTTGTCGTCCGCCATCATTTCCCGCGCTGCCGCTTGGGTGATGAGGAAGGTGCCCTGCGTAAGAGAAtataattcgttttttttttttagaggtgATCAGCGTTACGAAAAGACGTTCAACTAAAAGTGAGTTTTGGGTACGCCAGCTGaattccaagaaagaaaaaagaaaaaaaagcagagaggagtggcagggcaaagaaactaccgcgcctcgtgaacTTGAGCACtttgtttttcttcgaatgcgtggcttttcagtgtgatcgcgcgtgccgcgtggacaagtagcggcctcctgcggctatctcggtaacttgatttttcggtcacagacgcacagacgattttttaCTCACAActacgccggcggcgggttttttGCGACAccagctctttaacgctatctcgTTAAAAGAAAGGTCATTTGACTCTATTTTGCCACAGATATATACGACTCTCACACATATAACTCAAGGCGCATATTAGCTCTGTTTTCGATTAGTTATGCATCCCATGGCTTTCCAGAATATAGTTAACATGCATCTTTAATAAACTCAGAATCAGGCTAATTAACATCTCTGGGAATATCCAGAAAAGTTCATATCTGTATCTTTGAAGATCTACGGTGTTGAGTCACACAGGGGAAAGAAATATAGTCGACCGattctttcttgtttcttgatTGCCTTGCGAGAAACTGGTCCTCCTAGTTGAGTGTCATAACTGACAGCGAATCAAATTTTGGATCCTTCAAAGCCGAAATCAGAAAGCGTGTTACTCATTCTCATATACATGTGGTATACGCTATAGAACTAATGGAACCCATATATTACAGGATCGAGCA
Above is a window of Rhipicephalus microplus isolate Deutch F79 chromosome 1, USDA_Rmic, whole genome shotgun sequence DNA encoding:
- the LOC119188171 gene encoding (3R)-3-hydroxyacyl-CoA dehydrogenase; amino-acid sequence: MLSGRLALVTGGGSGIGRAVCLGLAQEGSRVVIADVNKDAARDTLRMMPNEADHQALQVDVGEGHSVRDLFSAIRRLYSCAPTVVVNSAGCLTHSFLLNTDERAFDEMVRVNLKGTFLITQAAAREMMADDNTSKKQDRSIVNISTILGSTGFPKMSCYVAAKSGVIGFTKSAALELAPYAIRCNTVLPGVTDTPLLSPLDEETVQKLIRRSAMRREGKPEDIASVCVFLASPKSSYVTGAAIEVTGGLSA